The Corvus cornix cornix isolate S_Up_H32 chromosome 26, ASM73873v5, whole genome shotgun sequence genome includes a region encoding these proteins:
- the BRPF3 gene encoding bromodomain and PHD finger-containing protein 3 isoform X2, translated as MRKPRRRSRQHLEGRRSPSPYSLKCSPTRETLTYAQAQRIVEVDIDGRLHRISIYDPLKLITEDELTAQDINECNSNKENSEQPLFTSKSKKTPSKGKKKESCSKHAPGMSLHLPQPKFRVVDSFSQPDAPPLPAAYYQYIEKPPEDLDVEVEYDMDEEDLAWLEMVNEKRRADGYGTVSADTFELLVDRLEKESYLESRNNGAQQFLIDEDAFCCVCMDDECHNSNVILFCDICNLAVHQECYGVPYIPEGQWLCRCCLQSPSRPVDCVLCPNKGGAFKQTSDGRWAHVVCAIWIPEVCFANTVFLEPIEGINNIPPARWKLTCCICKQKGMGAAIQCHKVNCYTAFHVTCAQRAGLFMKIEPMRETSINGTTFTVRKTAYCESHSPPGTVRRGSPAAGGDGQEVTVKEEEEEEANSGSPKGSVKKNQVKLKQKIKKEPGDVTKGRSSMPVVTVAQIPSYRLNKICSGLSLQRKNQFMQRLHNYWLLKRQARNGVPLIRRLHSHLQSQRSAEQKEQDEKTSAVKEELKYWQKLRHDLERARLLIELIRKREKLKREQVKVQQAAMELQLTPFNVLLRTTLDLLQEKDAAQIFTEPVNLNEVPDYLEFISNPMDFSTMRRKLESHLYRTLDEFEEDFNLIVANCMRYNAKDTIFHRAAVRLRDLGGAILRHARRQAESIGFDTGVGIHLPESPKPHDFYRFSWEDVDNILVPENRAHLSLEAQLKELLEKLDTVSTMRSSGARTRRIRLLRREINSIRHKLAQQQSKALPNGDTVPREGLETTSREGDEEGEKADGAKLPYPPTLEPTGPAPTLSELDSLQDPPTLKPISESKSLNQLQKRMVSDRELFDKKALQQESQAFQRLLSNNGLNGLALPPADSPASPALSSVGRRTSVLFKKAKNGVKLQRGLECSLENGEEHRQGGQRSPSCPDGERQARKRSQSRSCSDSNGEKSPRQAGQRGVTNGFAKHGESGSDSECSSALGSGLVFEACSGLMPPKRSRGKPALSRVPFLEGVNGDSDFSGSGRPLLMSFESQAELEPLELVWAKCRGYPSYPALIIDPKMPREGLLHNGVPIPVPPMDVLKLGEQRQTEAGEKLFLVLFFDNKRTWQWLPRDKVFPLGVDDTVDKLKMMEGRKTSIRKSVQVAYDRAMIHLSRVQGDNPFIPATYL; from the exons ATGAGGAAGCCCCGGAGGAGGAGCCGGCAGCACTTGGAGGGGAGGCGTTCTCCCTCACCCTACAGCCTCAAGTGCTCCCCCACCCGAGAGACGCTGACCTACGCCCAGGCCCAGCGCATCGTGGAGGTGGACATTGATGGGCGGCTCCATCGCATCAGCATCTACGACCCCCTAAAGCTCATCACTGAGGACGAGCTGACAGCCCAGGACATCAATGAGTGCAACAGCAACAAGGAGAACAGTGAGCAGCCCCTCTTCACTTCCAAATCTAAGAAAACACCTTCCAAAGGCAAGAAGAAGGAGTCCTGCTCCAAACATGCACCAGGGATGTCTTTGCACTTGCCCCAACCCAAGTTCCGTGTGGTGGACTCCTTCAGCCAGCCGGAtgcccctcccctccctgctgcctaCTACCAGTACATTGAAAAGCCTCCCGAGGACCTCGATGTAGAAGTGGAGTATGACATGGATGAGGAGGATCTCGCATGGCTGGAGATGGTCAACGAGAAGAGAAGGGCTGATGGTTACGGGACAGTTTCTGCTGACACTTTTGAGCTGCTGGTGGATCGGTTGGAAAAGGAGTCGTACCTTGAGAGCCGGAACAACGGGGCTCAGCAGTTCCTCATCGATGAGGATGCCTTCTGCTGTGTCTGCATGGACGATGAGTGTCACAACAGCAATGTCATCCTGTTCTGTGACATTTGCAATCTGGCCGTGCACCAGGAGTGTTACGGTGTACCCTACATCCCTGAGGGGCAGTGGCTTTGCCGCTGCTGTTTACAGTCCCCTTCTCGCCCTGTGGATTGTGTTCTTTGCCCAAACAAAGGGGGAGCCTTCAAGCAGACCAGTGATGGCCGCTGGGCCCATGTGGTCTGTGCCATCTGGATCCCAGAGGTCTGCTTTGCAAACACTGTGTTCCTGGAGCCTATCGAAGGGATCAATAACATCCCTCCAGCTCGGTGGAAGCTCACATGCTGTATCTGCAAGCAGAAGGGCATGGGAGCTGCTATCCAATGCCACAAGGTGAACTGTTACACTGCCTTCCACGTCACCTGTGCACAGAGAGCTGGTCTCTTCATGAAGATTGAACCCATGAGGGAGACCAGCATCAACGGCACGACGTTCACCGTGCGTAAGACTGCCTACTGTGAGAGTCACTCCCCGCCTGGCACGGTGAGAAGAGGgtctccagctgctggtggtgatGGGCAGGAGGTAACtgtgaaggaagaggaagaggaggaagccAATTCTGGTTCTCCCAAAGGGTCTGTGAAGAAGAACCAAGTGAAATTGAAGCAAAAGATCAAAAAGGAGCCTGGTGATGTGACCAAAGGGCGTTCGTCCATGCCCGTGGTGACCGTTGCACAAATTCCCTCTTACAG gctgaacaagATCTGCAGTGGGCTCTCCCTGCAGAGGAAGAACCAGTTCATGCAGAGGCTGCACAACTACTGGCTGCTGAAGCGGCAGGCGAGGAACGGGGTGCCCCTGATCCGGCGGCTGCACTCGCATCTGCAGTCCCAGAGGAGCGCCGAGCAG AAGGAACAGGATGAGAAGACGAGTGCAgtgaaggaagagctgaagtACTGGCAAAAGCTCCGGCACGACTTGGAGCGGGCTCGGCTGCTCATCGAGCTCATCCGGAAGAGGGAAAAGCTCAAACGGGAGCAG GTCAAGGTACAGCAGGCTGccatggagctgcagctgacCCCTTTCAATGTCCTGCTACGCACAACCCTGGacctgctgcaggagaaggatGCTGCCCAGATCTTCACAGAGCCTGTTAACCTGAACGAG GTTCCAGATTACCTGGAATTCATTTCCAACCCAATGGATTTTTCCACCATGAGGCGGAAGCTGGAGTCCCACCTGTACCGAACCTTGGATGAGTTTGAGGAAGACTTTAACCTTATAGTTGCCAACTGCATGAGGTATAATGCTAAAGACACGATTTTCCACCGAGCAGCTGTCCGGCTCCGGGACCTCGGGGGAGCGATTTTGCGTCACGCGCGGCGCCAGGCCGAAAGCATCGGCTTTGACACTGGCGTGGGGATTCACCTGCCTGAGTCGCCCAAACCCCACGACTTTTACCGCTTTTCTTGGGAGGATG TGGATAACATCCTGGTCCCGGAGAACCGGGCTCACCTGTCCCTGGAGGcgcagctgaaggagctgctggagaagctggacACGGTGAGCACCATGCGGTCCAGCGGTGCCCGGACACGGCGCATCCGGCTCCTGCGGCGCGAGATCAACTCCATCCGCCACAAACtggcccagcagcagagcaaggccCTGCCCAACGGGGACACTGTGCCACGGGAGGGGCTGGAGACAACGTCCAGGGAAGGGGAtgaggaaggggagaaag caGACGGTGCCAAGCTCCCGTACCCTCCAACCCTGGAGCCCACAGGACCCGCACCCACCCTCTCAGAGCTGGACTCTCTGCAGGATCCTCCAACACTCAAACCCATCAGTGAAAGCAAGTCCCTGAACCAGCTGCAGAAGAGGATGGTGTCGGACAGGGAGCTCTTTGACAAgaaggctctgcagcaggagagccagGCTTTCCAGCGCCTGCTGTCCAACAACGGCCTCAACGGCCTGGCCCTGCCCCCTGCggacagccctgccagccccgccCTCAGCAGCGTGGGCCGGAGGACAtctgtcctttttaaaaaagccaagaaCGGTGTGAAGCTGCAGCGGGGTCTGGAGTGCTCCCTGGAGAACGGGgaggagcacaggcagggcgGGCAGCGCTCACCCTCCTGCCCTGACGGGGAGCGACAGGCGCGGAAAcgctcccagagcaggagctgcagtgacagcaaCGGAGAGAAATCacccaggcaggcaggacagAGAG GAGTGACCAATGGCTTTGCAAAACACGGAGAGAGTGGCTCTGACTCCgagtgcagctctgccctgggcagtgggcTGGTGTTTGAAGCCTGCAG TGGTTTGATGCCTCCCAAGCGGAGTCGAGGGAAGCCGGCTCTTTCTCGGGTGCCCTTCTTGGAGGGTGTGAATGGAGACTCTGATTTCAGTGGCTCAG GCAGGCCTCTCCTGATGTCCTTTGagagccaggctgagctggagccCCTGGAGCTCGTGTGGGCCAAGTGCCGTGGTTATCCCTCCTACCCTGCCTTG ATTATCGACCCCAAGATGCCGCGCGAGGGTTTGCTCCACAatggagtccccatccctgtgccacccaTGGATGTGCTGaagctgggggagcagaggcagacagaggcaggagaaaagcTCTTCCTTGTCCTTTTCTTTGACAACAAAAGAACTTG gcagtggcTGCCACGGGACAAAGTCTTTCCCCTGGGCGTGGATGACACCGTGGACAAGCTGAAGATGATGGAGGGGCGCAAAACCAGCATCCGCAAGTCGGTGCAGGTGGCCTACGACCGAGCCATGATCCACCTGAGCCGAGTGCAGGGGGACAACCCCTTCATCCCGGCCACCTACCtgtga
- the BRPF3 gene encoding bromodomain and PHD finger-containing protein 3 isoform X1, with translation MRKPRRRSRQHLEGRRSPSPYSLKCSPTRETLTYAQAQRIVEVDIDGRLHRISIYDPLKLITEDELTAQDINECNSNKENSEQPLFTSKSKKTPSKGKKKESCSKHAPGMSLHLPQPKFRVVDSFSQPDAPPLPAAYYQYIEKPPEDLDVEVEYDMDEEDLAWLEMVNEKRRADGYGTVSADTFELLVDRLEKESYLESRNNGAQQFLIDEDAFCCVCMDDECHNSNVILFCDICNLAVHQECYGVPYIPEGQWLCRCCLQSPSRPVDCVLCPNKGGAFKQTSDGRWAHVVCAIWIPEVCFANTVFLEPIEGINNIPPARWKLTCCICKQKGMGAAIQCHKVNCYTAFHVTCAQRAGLFMKIEPMRETSINGTTFTVRKTAYCESHSPPGTVRRGSPAAGGDGQEVTVKEEEEEEANSGSPKGSVKKNQVKLKQKIKKEPGDVTKGRSSMPVVTVAQIPSYRLNKICSGLSLQRKNQFMQRLHNYWLLKRQARNGVPLIRRLHSHLQSQRSAEQKEQDEKTSAVKEELKYWQKLRHDLERARLLIELIRKREKLKREQVKVQQAAMELQLTPFNVLLRTTLDLLQEKDAAQIFTEPVNLNEVPDYLEFISNPMDFSTMRRKLESHLYRTLDEFEEDFNLIVANCMRYNAKDTIFHRAAVRLRDLGGAILRHARRQAESIGFDTGVGIHLPESPKPHDFYRFSWEDVDNILVPENRAHLSLEAQLKELLEKLDTVSTMRSSGARTRRIRLLRREINSIRHKLAQQQSKALPNGDTVPREGLETTSREGDEEGEKDGAKLPYPPTLEPTGPAPTLSELDSLQDPPTLKPISESKSLNQLQKRMVSDRELFDKKALQQESQAFQRLLSNNGLNGLALPPADSPASPALSSVGRRTSVLFKKAKNGVKLQRGLECSLENGEEHRQGGQRSPSCPDGERQARKRSQSRSCSDSNGEKSPRQAGQRGVTNGFAKHGESGSDSECSSALGSGLVFEACSGLMPPKRSRGKPALSRVPFLEGVNGDSDFSGSGRPLLMSFESQAELEPLELVWAKCRGYPSYPALIIDPKMPREGLLHNGVPIPVPPMDVLKLGEQRQTEAGEKLFLVLFFDNKRTWQWLPRDKVFPLGVDDTVDKLKMMEGRKTSIRKSVQVAYDRAMIHLSRVQGDNPFIPATYL, from the exons ATGAGGAAGCCCCGGAGGAGGAGCCGGCAGCACTTGGAGGGGAGGCGTTCTCCCTCACCCTACAGCCTCAAGTGCTCCCCCACCCGAGAGACGCTGACCTACGCCCAGGCCCAGCGCATCGTGGAGGTGGACATTGATGGGCGGCTCCATCGCATCAGCATCTACGACCCCCTAAAGCTCATCACTGAGGACGAGCTGACAGCCCAGGACATCAATGAGTGCAACAGCAACAAGGAGAACAGTGAGCAGCCCCTCTTCACTTCCAAATCTAAGAAAACACCTTCCAAAGGCAAGAAGAAGGAGTCCTGCTCCAAACATGCACCAGGGATGTCTTTGCACTTGCCCCAACCCAAGTTCCGTGTGGTGGACTCCTTCAGCCAGCCGGAtgcccctcccctccctgctgcctaCTACCAGTACATTGAAAAGCCTCCCGAGGACCTCGATGTAGAAGTGGAGTATGACATGGATGAGGAGGATCTCGCATGGCTGGAGATGGTCAACGAGAAGAGAAGGGCTGATGGTTACGGGACAGTTTCTGCTGACACTTTTGAGCTGCTGGTGGATCGGTTGGAAAAGGAGTCGTACCTTGAGAGCCGGAACAACGGGGCTCAGCAGTTCCTCATCGATGAGGATGCCTTCTGCTGTGTCTGCATGGACGATGAGTGTCACAACAGCAATGTCATCCTGTTCTGTGACATTTGCAATCTGGCCGTGCACCAGGAGTGTTACGGTGTACCCTACATCCCTGAGGGGCAGTGGCTTTGCCGCTGCTGTTTACAGTCCCCTTCTCGCCCTGTGGATTGTGTTCTTTGCCCAAACAAAGGGGGAGCCTTCAAGCAGACCAGTGATGGCCGCTGGGCCCATGTGGTCTGTGCCATCTGGATCCCAGAGGTCTGCTTTGCAAACACTGTGTTCCTGGAGCCTATCGAAGGGATCAATAACATCCCTCCAGCTCGGTGGAAGCTCACATGCTGTATCTGCAAGCAGAAGGGCATGGGAGCTGCTATCCAATGCCACAAGGTGAACTGTTACACTGCCTTCCACGTCACCTGTGCACAGAGAGCTGGTCTCTTCATGAAGATTGAACCCATGAGGGAGACCAGCATCAACGGCACGACGTTCACCGTGCGTAAGACTGCCTACTGTGAGAGTCACTCCCCGCCTGGCACGGTGAGAAGAGGgtctccagctgctggtggtgatGGGCAGGAGGTAACtgtgaaggaagaggaagaggaggaagccAATTCTGGTTCTCCCAAAGGGTCTGTGAAGAAGAACCAAGTGAAATTGAAGCAAAAGATCAAAAAGGAGCCTGGTGATGTGACCAAAGGGCGTTCGTCCATGCCCGTGGTGACCGTTGCACAAATTCCCTCTTACAG gctgaacaagATCTGCAGTGGGCTCTCCCTGCAGAGGAAGAACCAGTTCATGCAGAGGCTGCACAACTACTGGCTGCTGAAGCGGCAGGCGAGGAACGGGGTGCCCCTGATCCGGCGGCTGCACTCGCATCTGCAGTCCCAGAGGAGCGCCGAGCAG AAGGAACAGGATGAGAAGACGAGTGCAgtgaaggaagagctgaagtACTGGCAAAAGCTCCGGCACGACTTGGAGCGGGCTCGGCTGCTCATCGAGCTCATCCGGAAGAGGGAAAAGCTCAAACGGGAGCAG GTCAAGGTACAGCAGGCTGccatggagctgcagctgacCCCTTTCAATGTCCTGCTACGCACAACCCTGGacctgctgcaggagaaggatGCTGCCCAGATCTTCACAGAGCCTGTTAACCTGAACGAG GTTCCAGATTACCTGGAATTCATTTCCAACCCAATGGATTTTTCCACCATGAGGCGGAAGCTGGAGTCCCACCTGTACCGAACCTTGGATGAGTTTGAGGAAGACTTTAACCTTATAGTTGCCAACTGCATGAGGTATAATGCTAAAGACACGATTTTCCACCGAGCAGCTGTCCGGCTCCGGGACCTCGGGGGAGCGATTTTGCGTCACGCGCGGCGCCAGGCCGAAAGCATCGGCTTTGACACTGGCGTGGGGATTCACCTGCCTGAGTCGCCCAAACCCCACGACTTTTACCGCTTTTCTTGGGAGGATG TGGATAACATCCTGGTCCCGGAGAACCGGGCTCACCTGTCCCTGGAGGcgcagctgaaggagctgctggagaagctggacACGGTGAGCACCATGCGGTCCAGCGGTGCCCGGACACGGCGCATCCGGCTCCTGCGGCGCGAGATCAACTCCATCCGCCACAAACtggcccagcagcagagcaaggccCTGCCCAACGGGGACACTGTGCCACGGGAGGGGCTGGAGACAACGTCCAGGGAAGGGGAtgaggaaggggagaaag ACGGTGCCAAGCTCCCGTACCCTCCAACCCTGGAGCCCACAGGACCCGCACCCACCCTCTCAGAGCTGGACTCTCTGCAGGATCCTCCAACACTCAAACCCATCAGTGAAAGCAAGTCCCTGAACCAGCTGCAGAAGAGGATGGTGTCGGACAGGGAGCTCTTTGACAAgaaggctctgcagcaggagagccagGCTTTCCAGCGCCTGCTGTCCAACAACGGCCTCAACGGCCTGGCCCTGCCCCCTGCggacagccctgccagccccgccCTCAGCAGCGTGGGCCGGAGGACAtctgtcctttttaaaaaagccaagaaCGGTGTGAAGCTGCAGCGGGGTCTGGAGTGCTCCCTGGAGAACGGGgaggagcacaggcagggcgGGCAGCGCTCACCCTCCTGCCCTGACGGGGAGCGACAGGCGCGGAAAcgctcccagagcaggagctgcagtgacagcaaCGGAGAGAAATCacccaggcaggcaggacagAGAG GAGTGACCAATGGCTTTGCAAAACACGGAGAGAGTGGCTCTGACTCCgagtgcagctctgccctgggcagtgggcTGGTGTTTGAAGCCTGCAG TGGTTTGATGCCTCCCAAGCGGAGTCGAGGGAAGCCGGCTCTTTCTCGGGTGCCCTTCTTGGAGGGTGTGAATGGAGACTCTGATTTCAGTGGCTCAG GCAGGCCTCTCCTGATGTCCTTTGagagccaggctgagctggagccCCTGGAGCTCGTGTGGGCCAAGTGCCGTGGTTATCCCTCCTACCCTGCCTTG ATTATCGACCCCAAGATGCCGCGCGAGGGTTTGCTCCACAatggagtccccatccctgtgccacccaTGGATGTGCTGaagctgggggagcagaggcagacagaggcaggagaaaagcTCTTCCTTGTCCTTTTCTTTGACAACAAAAGAACTTG gcagtggcTGCCACGGGACAAAGTCTTTCCCCTGGGCGTGGATGACACCGTGGACAAGCTGAAGATGATGGAGGGGCGCAAAACCAGCATCCGCAAGTCGGTGCAGGTGGCCTACGACCGAGCCATGATCCACCTGAGCCGAGTGCAGGGGGACAACCCCTTCATCCCGGCCACCTACCtgtga